One Oncorhynchus clarkii lewisi isolate Uvic-CL-2024 chromosome 28, UVic_Ocla_1.0, whole genome shotgun sequence genomic region harbors:
- the LOC139387299 gene encoding proteasome subunit beta type-5-like, with translation MALSSVLQSESADFSFNNDRSFSFGCRFGQTDLGFGAAPGDRLNFAIKASLGPDDKDGPERKIEFLHGTTTLAFKFQHGVIVAVDSRATAGAYIASQTVKKVIEINPYLLGTMAGGAADCSFWERLLARQCRVYELRNKERISVAAASKLLANMVYQYKGMGLSMGTMVCGWDKRGPGLYYVDSEGNRVCGDLFAVGSGSMYAYGVVDSGLRQDLSVEEACELGRRAIYQATYRDAYSGGQVNLYHVHSEGWTRVSQEDVLKLHHQYQEPKK, from the exons ATGGCGTTGTCTAGTGTCTTGCAGAGTGAGTCTGCGGATTTTTCATTTAATAATGACCGGTCTTTTTCATTTGGTTGTCGATTCGGTCAGACCGACTTGGGATTTGGGGCTGCACCGGGCGACAGACTTAATTTCGCCATAAAAGCTTCACTCGGCCCTGACGACAAGGACGGCCCGGAGAGAAAAATAGAATTTCTCCATGGGACTACCACCTTGGCTTTCAAA TTCCAACATGGCGTCATCGTGGCGGTGGACTCTCGGGCCACAGCTGGCGCCTACATCGCCTCCCAGACTGTAAAGAAGGTTATAGAGATTAACCCGTACCTGCTGGGCACCATGGCTGGAGGTGCAGCAGACTGCAGCTTCTGGGAGCGCCTACTGGCCCGCCAGTGTCGCGTCTATGAGCTTCGCAACAAGGAGCGCATCTCTGTGGCAGCTGCCTCCAAGCTTCTGGCAAATATGGTGTACCAGTATAAAGGCATGGGCCTCAGCATGGGCACCATGGTGTGTGGTTGGGACAAGAGGGGGCCAG GGTTGTACTACGTGGACTCGGAGGGGAACCGTGTGTGCGGGGACCTGTTTGCAGTGGGCTCTGGGTCCATGTATGCGTACGGTGTGGTGGACAGCGGGCTGAGACAGGATCTTTCTGTGGAAGAGGCGTGTGAGCTGGGCCGCAGGGCTATCTACCAGGCCACATACCGAGATGCCTACAGCGGAGGACAGGTCAACCTATACCACGTCCACAGTGAGGGCTGGACCAGAGTCTCCCAGGAAGATGTATTGAAGCTGCACCACCAGTACCAAGAACCaaagaaatag